GCATAATGATTGTCTAGACCAATCACCTTGATAAACATATCATTTAAGTTAAAATGATCGATTAATTCTTCAAAAAAGGTTTGTTTGTAGGCTGACAGGATGGAGTGGGTCACGCCTAGCTTTTTCAGTGAATTCAGTACCTGTGGGACTTGATCATGGAGCTCCAGCTCAAATTTTTGAGCTTCATATCCATCAATAAATTCAGTTCCAATAATTTCAAAGGATTCGTCCTTAAAATCGAAACCCAATCTTTTGTAATAATCAATCACTGGAAACCCAAAGATACTGGTGTAGTGCTCATGATCAATGGTGGGCATGTTGCGTTTAGCCAACACCTTGTTGATCACAGCAACGCTGAGCCAGGAATCATCCAAA
The sequence above is drawn from the Candidatus Neomarinimicrobiota bacterium genome and encodes:
- a CDS encoding HAD family hydrolase, which codes for MTKFPYKHIIWDWNGTLLDDSWLSVAVINKVLAKRNMPTIDHEHYTSIFGFPVIDYYKRLGFDFKDESFEIIGTEFIDGYEAQKFELELHDQVPQVLNSLKKLGVTHSILSAYKQTFFEELIDHFNLNDMFIKVIGLDNHYAHSKVENGIQWMLELPFEKSEVLFVGDTEHDFEVAEAIGINCVLIPGGHQTREVLAKSSAIILTELMEIPLLTQRLEVSQKSN